In a genomic window of Pseudomonas putida:
- the rlmM gene encoding 23S rRNA (cytidine(2498)-2'-O)-methyltransferase RlmM: protein MNTLFMHCRPGFEGEVCSEISDIAARLNVAGYAKAKPATACAEFICSEEDGAERLMRGQRFDQLIFPRQWARGTFVELPETDRISVILAHLADFPTCGSLWLEVVDTNDGKELSTFCKKFEGPLRKALIGAGKLVDDAGKPRLLLTFKSGREVFLGLAESNNQAMWPMGIPRLKFPREAPSRSTLKLEEAWHHFIPRDQWDERLHSDMTGVDLGAAPGGWTWQLVNRGMLVTAIDNGPMAESLMDTGLVQHLMADGFTFKPKQPVDWMVCDIVEKPARNAAMLEEWIGEGHCREAVVNLKLPMKQRYAEVKRLLERIADGFKARGIKVEIGCKQLYHDREEVTCHLRRLDVKKPKSR, encoded by the coding sequence ATGAATACCCTCTTTATGCATTGCCGGCCGGGCTTCGAAGGTGAAGTCTGTTCCGAGATTTCCGACATTGCCGCACGGCTGAACGTGGCCGGTTATGCCAAGGCCAAACCCGCCACTGCCTGCGCCGAATTCATCTGCAGTGAAGAAGATGGCGCCGAACGCCTGATGCGCGGCCAGCGCTTTGACCAGTTGATCTTCCCGCGCCAATGGGCCCGGGGGACGTTCGTCGAGTTGCCGGAAACCGACCGCATCAGCGTGATCCTCGCGCACCTGGCGGATTTTCCGACCTGCGGCAGCCTGTGGCTGGAAGTGGTCGATACCAACGACGGCAAGGAGCTGTCGACCTTCTGCAAAAAATTCGAAGGCCCGCTGCGCAAGGCGTTGATCGGGGCCGGCAAGCTGGTGGACGACGCCGGCAAACCGCGTTTGCTGCTGACGTTCAAGAGCGGTCGTGAAGTGTTCCTCGGTCTGGCGGAATCGAACAACCAGGCCATGTGGCCAATGGGCATTCCGCGCCTGAAGTTTCCCCGCGAGGCGCCCAGCCGTTCGACCCTGAAGCTGGAAGAGGCGTGGCATCACTTCATTCCGCGCGATCAATGGGACGAGCGCCTGCACAGCGACATGACCGGCGTCGACCTCGGCGCCGCGCCCGGTGGCTGGACCTGGCAATTGGTCAATCGCGGGATGCTGGTGACTGCCATCGACAACGGCCCGATGGCTGAAAGCCTGATGGACACCGGTCTGGTCCAGCACCTGATGGCCGACGGTTTCACCTTCAAGCCCAAGCAACCGGTGGACTGGATGGTATGCGACATCGTCGAGAAACCGGCGCGCAACGCCGCGATGCTGGAAGAGTGGATCGGCGAAGGGCACTGCCGCGAAGCCGTAGTCAATCTCAAGTTGCCGATGAAACAGCGTTACGCCGAAGTGAAGCGCCTGCTGGAACGCATCGCCGACGGCTTCAAGGCACGCGGCATCAAGGTCGAGATCGGCTGCAAGCAGCTGTATCACGATCGTGAGGAAGTGACCTGTCATTTGCGTCGATTGGACGTGAAAAAGCCAAAGTCCCGCTGA
- a CDS encoding MATE family efflux transporter has translation MNSVTDTTATTTQPRTTPVRQELKGLLGLAVPIMIAQLATTAMGFVDAVMAGRVSPRDLASVALGNSIWIPVYLLMSGVLLATTPKVAQRFGAAQFEQIGPLVRQALWLALCVGLIGSGLLLSAEPILHWMKVDPQLIEPSMGYLHGIAFGLPGIAFYYVLRCYSDGMGRTRPSMVIGLCGLLLNIPLNYALIYGHFGMPALGGVGCGWASGIVMWFMALSMAGWTFWAPFYARTRVLARFDWPQWAEIKRLVGIGLPIGIAVFAESSIFAVIALLIGSLGPTVVAGHQIALNISSLLFMIPYSLGMAVTVRVGQALGAGNPWQARFAAKVGLGAALVFAAFSASLILLLREPIASIYTPDRTVIQIASMLIVYAALYQFSDAIQVICAGALRGYQDTRVTMILTLFAYWGIGLPVGYVLGLTDWFGPASGPSGLWEGLIAGLSCAALMLSIRLTRSARKRIRISQSMG, from the coding sequence GTGAATTCCGTGACTGACACTACTGCCACCACCACCCAACCTCGCACAACCCCGGTGCGCCAGGAACTCAAAGGCCTGCTGGGGCTGGCCGTGCCGATCATGATCGCGCAGTTGGCCACCACGGCCATGGGCTTCGTCGACGCGGTCATGGCCGGCCGCGTCAGCCCACGGGACCTGGCCTCGGTGGCCCTGGGCAATTCGATCTGGATCCCGGTTTACTTGCTGATGTCTGGCGTGCTGCTGGCCACCACCCCCAAGGTCGCCCAACGCTTTGGCGCCGCACAGTTTGAGCAGATCGGCCCGCTGGTGCGTCAGGCCTTGTGGCTGGCGCTCTGCGTCGGACTCATCGGCAGCGGCCTGCTGCTCAGCGCCGAACCGATCCTGCACTGGATGAAAGTCGATCCCCAGTTGATCGAACCGAGCATGGGTTACTTGCACGGCATCGCCTTCGGCCTGCCCGGCATCGCCTTTTATTACGTGTTGCGTTGCTACAGCGATGGCATGGGGCGCACCCGCCCGAGCATGGTCATCGGCCTGTGCGGACTGTTGTTGAACATCCCGCTGAACTACGCGCTGATCTACGGCCATTTCGGCATGCCGGCCCTGGGCGGCGTCGGTTGTGGCTGGGCCAGCGGTATCGTGATGTGGTTCATGGCATTGAGCATGGCCGGCTGGACGTTCTGGGCGCCCTTCTATGCCCGCACCCGGGTATTGGCGCGCTTCGACTGGCCGCAGTGGGCAGAGATCAAGCGCCTGGTAGGCATCGGCTTGCCGATCGGTATTGCGGTATTCGCCGAGTCCAGCATCTTCGCGGTCATCGCGCTGTTGATCGGCAGCCTCGGCCCCACCGTGGTCGCCGGGCACCAGATTGCCCTGAACATCAGCTCGCTGCTGTTCATGATTCCTTATTCCCTGGGCATGGCGGTGACGGTCCGGGTCGGTCAGGCGCTGGGCGCCGGCAACCCCTGGCAGGCGCGCTTCGCGGCCAAGGTCGGATTGGGCGCGGCTTTGGTGTTTGCCGCGTTCTCGGCCAGCCTGATCCTGTTGCTGCGCGAACCTATCGCCTCGATCTATACGCCTGACAGGACCGTGATTCAGATCGCTTCGATGCTGATTGTCTACGCCGCGCTGTATCAGTTCTCCGACGCCATCCAGGTGATCTGCGCCGGCGCGTTGCGCGGTTATCAGGACACTCGGGTGACGATGATCCTGACGTTGTTCGCCTACTGGGGCATCGGTCTGCCGGTGGGTTACGTGCTGGGGCTGACCGACTGGTTCGGCCCGGCCAGCGGCCCGAGCGGGCTGTGGGAAGGTTTGATTGCGGGCTTGAGTTGCGCGGCACTGATGCTGTCGATCCGCTTGACGCGTAGCGCGCGTAAACGGATTCGTATCAGCCAATCGATGGGCTGA
- the acnA gene encoding aconitate hydratase AcnA, whose protein sequence is MPSLNSLNTLKTLQVDDKTYHYFSLPDAAKSLGDLDTLPMSLKVLLENLLRWEDAKTVTGADLKAIAAWLKERRSDREIQYRPARVLMQDFTGVPAVVDLAAMRAAMAKAGGNPQRINPLSPVDLVIDHSVMVDKFASSSAFEQNVDIEMQRNGERYAFLRWGQSAFDNFSVVPPGTGICHQVNLEYLGKTVWTKDEDGRTYAFPDTLVGTDSHTTMINGLGVLGWGVGGIEAEAAMLGQPVSMLIPEVIGFKLTGKLKEGITATDLVLTVTQMLRKKGVVGKFVEFYGDGLADLPLADRATIANMAPEYGATCGFFPVDEVTLQYLRLSGRAPETVKLVEAYSKAQGLWRLPGKEPVFTDSLALDMSSVEASLAGPKRPQDRVSLPNVAQAFSDFLGVQLKPTSKEEGRLESEGGGGVAVGNADMAGEADYEFEGQTHRLKNGAVVIAAITSCTNTSNPSVMMAAGLVAKKAVEKGLRRKPWVKSSLAPGSKVVTDYYKAAGLTHYLDELGFDLVGYGCTTCIGNSGPLQEPIEKAIQQADLTVASVLSGNRNFEGRVHPLVKTNWLASPPLVVAYALAGTVRIDLSREPLGEDQNGQLVYLRDIWPSSQEIADAVERVNTAMFHKEYAEVFAGDAQWQAIEVPQAATYVWQDDSTYIQHPPFFDEIGGPPPVVRDVKAARVLALLGDSVTTDHISPAGNIKADSPAGRYLRDKGVEPRDFNSYGSRRGNHEVMMRGTFANIRIRNEMLGGEEGGNTLYIPTGEKLAIYDAAMRYQAAGTPLVVIAGQEYGTGSSRDWAAKGTNLLGVKAVIAESFERIHRSNLVGMGVLPLQFKLDQNRKSLNLRGTETVDILGLTGVELTPRMNLTLVITRENGTQEKVDVLCRIDTLNEVEYFKSGGILHYVLRQLIAS, encoded by the coding sequence ATGCCCTCTCTAAATAGCCTGAACACCCTCAAGACCCTGCAAGTCGACGACAAGACCTACCACTATTTCAGCCTGCCGGACGCCGCCAAAAGCCTGGGTGATCTCGACACGCTGCCCATGTCGCTGAAGGTGCTGCTGGAAAACCTGCTGCGCTGGGAAGACGCAAAAACCGTCACTGGCGCCGACCTCAAGGCGATTGCCGCGTGGCTCAAGGAGCGTCGCTCCGACCGCGAGATCCAGTACCGCCCCGCGCGGGTATTGATGCAGGACTTCACCGGCGTGCCCGCCGTGGTCGATCTGGCCGCCATGCGCGCGGCGATGGCCAAGGCCGGCGGCAACCCGCAGCGAATCAACCCGCTGTCGCCGGTGGACCTGGTGATCGATCACTCGGTGATGGTCGACAAATTCGCCAGCAGCAGCGCCTTCGAACAGAACGTCGACATCGAAATGCAGCGCAATGGCGAGCGCTACGCGTTCCTGCGCTGGGGCCAGAGTGCTTTCGATAATTTCAGTGTGGTGCCGCCCGGTACCGGGATCTGCCACCAGGTGAACCTGGAGTACTTGGGCAAAACCGTCTGGACCAAGGACGAGGACGGCCGCACCTACGCGTTCCCGGACACTTTGGTGGGCACCGACTCCCACACCACCATGATCAATGGCCTTGGTGTGCTCGGCTGGGGCGTCGGCGGAATCGAGGCGGAAGCGGCGATGCTGGGTCAGCCGGTGTCGATGCTGATTCCGGAAGTGATCGGCTTCAAACTCACCGGCAAGCTCAAGGAAGGCATCACCGCCACCGACCTGGTACTGACCGTCACCCAGATGCTGCGCAAGAAAGGCGTGGTCGGCAAATTCGTCGAGTTTTATGGCGACGGTCTCGCCGACCTGCCGCTGGCGGACCGCGCGACCATCGCCAACATGGCCCCGGAATACGGCGCCACCTGTGGTTTCTTCCCGGTGGATGAAGTCACGCTGCAATACCTGCGCCTGTCCGGGCGCGCCCCTGAAACGGTGAAGCTGGTGGAGGCCTACAGCAAGGCACAGGGCCTGTGGCGCCTGCCCGGCAAGGAACCGGTGTTCACCGATAGCCTGGCGCTGGACATGTCCAGCGTCGAGGCCAGCCTCGCCGGCCCCAAGCGCCCGCAAGACCGCGTATCGCTGCCGAATGTCGCGCAAGCGTTCAGCGACTTCCTCGGCGTCCAGCTCAAGCCCACCAGCAAAGAAGAAGGCCGCCTGGAAAGCGAGGGCGGTGGTGGTGTGGCGGTGGGCAATGCGGACATGGCCGGCGAAGCGGATTACGAGTTCGAGGGCCAGACTCACCGACTGAAAAACGGTGCTGTGGTGATTGCCGCGATCACCTCTTGCACCAACACCTCCAACCCCAGCGTGATGATGGCCGCCGGTCTGGTGGCGAAAAAAGCCGTGGAAAAAGGCCTGCGGCGCAAACCTTGGGTGAAGAGTTCTCTGGCGCCCGGATCGAAAGTGGTCACCGACTACTATAAGGCGGCCGGGTTGACGCACTACCTCGATGAGCTGGGTTTTGATCTGGTCGGTTATGGCTGCACCACCTGTATCGGCAACTCCGGCCCCTTGCAGGAACCGATCGAGAAAGCCATCCAGCAGGCCGACCTGACCGTGGCGTCCGTGCTGTCGGGCAACCGCAACTTCGAAGGACGGGTGCATCCGCTGGTGAAAACCAACTGGCTGGCCTCACCGCCGCTGGTGGTCGCCTATGCACTGGCCGGCACCGTGCGCATCGACCTCAGTCGCGAGCCATTGGGCGAAGACCAGAACGGCCAGCTGGTTTACCTGCGGGACATCTGGCCGAGCAGCCAGGAAATCGCTGACGCCGTCGAGCGGGTCAACACCGCGATGTTCCACAAGGAATACGCCGAAGTGTTTGCCGGTGACGCGCAGTGGCAGGCCATCGAGGTGCCGCAAGCTGCCACCTATGTCTGGCAGGACGACTCGACCTACATCCAGCACCCACCGTTTTTCGACGAGATTGGCGGCCCACCGCCGGTGGTCAGGGATGTGAAGGCTGCCCGGGTGCTGGCGTTGCTCGGCGATTCGGTGACCACCGACCACATCTCCCCGGCCGGCAATATCAAGGCCGACAGCCCGGCAGGTCGTTATCTGCGAGACAAAGGCGTGGAGCCGCGGGACTTCAACTCCTACGGCTCGCGACGGGGCAACCATGAGGTGATGATGCGCGGTACTTTCGCCAACATCCGCATTCGCAATGAAATGCTGGGCGGTGAAGAAGGCGGCAATACCCTGTACATCCCGACCGGGGAAAAACTGGCGATCTACGACGCCGCCATGCGTTATCAGGCCGCCGGCACGCCGCTGGTGGTCATCGCCGGGCAGGAATACGGCACCGGATCGAGCCGCGACTGGGCAGCCAAGGGCACCAACCTGCTGGGCGTCAAGGCGGTCATCGCCGAAAGCTTCGAGCGGATCCACCGCTCCAATCTGGTGGGCATGGGCGTGCTGCCGTTGCAGTTCAAGCTGGACCAGAACCGCAAGAGCCTCAACCTGCGCGGCACCGAAACCGTGGACATCCTCGGCCTGACGGGCGTCGAGTTGACGCCGCGGATGAACCTGACCCTGGTCATCACCCGTGAAAACGGCACCCAGGAAAAGGTCGACGTGCTGTGCCGGATCGATACGCTCAACGAAGTGGAATACTTCAAGTCGGGCGGGATCTTGCACTACGTGTTGCGACAGTTGATTGCTTCATGA
- a CDS encoding ABC transporter transmembrane domain-containing protein, which yields MMPMLSVRHRRAIRLASRFIAPYRWHAFGALFALIVTAGITLSMGQGIRLLVDQGFMTQSPHLLNQSIGLFMLLVIGLAVGTFARFYLVSWIGERCVADIRQQVFNHLIYLHPGFYENNRSSEIQSRLTADTTLLQSVIGSSLSLFLRNLLMVIGGIVLLFITNPKLTSIVVVALPLVIAPILVFGRRVRNLSRLSQDRIADIGSYVSETLGQIKTVQAYNHQAQDEQRFAVTVEEAFNTARKRIFQRAWLITLVIVLVLGAVGVMLWVGGMDVIAGRISAGELAAFVFYSLIVGSAFGTLSEVIGELQRAAGAAERIAELLRSENIIVPPVSDRVTLPARVQGNLQLQDVRFSYPSRPESYAVDGLSLTVRAGETLALVGPSGAGKSTVYDLLLRFYDPAEGRILLDGVQLTRLDPLDLRRCFALVSQTPALFFGSIEDNIRYGKPTATLAEVQEAAKIAYAHDFIEAMPNGYQTHLGDGGLGLSGGQRQRLAIARALLVDAPILLLDEATSALDAQSEHLIQQALPSLMKNRTTLVIAHRLATVKNADRIAVMDQGKLVAVGTHQELIASNALYARLAALQFSDGKTELDLHL from the coding sequence ATGATGCCAATGCTTTCAGTTCGCCACCGCCGTGCCATCCGCCTCGCCAGCCGCTTCATTGCGCCGTATCGCTGGCACGCGTTCGGTGCCCTGTTCGCATTGATCGTCACGGCAGGCATCACCCTGTCCATGGGGCAGGGCATTCGTCTGCTGGTGGATCAGGGCTTCATGACCCAGTCGCCTCACTTGCTCAACCAGTCCATCGGTTTGTTCATGTTGTTGGTGATCGGCCTGGCGGTCGGTACGTTCGCGCGGTTTTACCTGGTGTCGTGGATCGGCGAACGCTGCGTCGCGGACATCCGCCAACAGGTCTTCAATCATCTGATTTACCTGCATCCGGGCTTCTACGAAAACAACCGAAGTTCGGAGATCCAGTCACGACTGACCGCCGACACCACGTTGTTGCAATCGGTGATCGGTTCTTCGCTGTCACTGTTTTTGCGCAACCTGTTGATGGTCATCGGCGGGATCGTCCTGCTGTTCATTACCAACCCCAAACTCACCAGCATCGTGGTGGTCGCCTTGCCGCTGGTGATCGCGCCGATCCTGGTCTTCGGCCGCCGGGTGCGCAATTTGTCGCGGTTGAGCCAGGACCGGATCGCCGATATTGGCAGCTACGTCTCGGAAACCCTGGGCCAGATCAAAACGGTGCAGGCCTACAACCATCAGGCGCAGGACGAGCAGCGTTTCGCCGTGACCGTGGAAGAGGCATTCAACACCGCGCGCAAACGCATTTTTCAGCGGGCCTGGCTGATTACGCTGGTGATCGTACTGGTACTGGGCGCCGTGGGCGTGATGCTCTGGGTGGGCGGCATGGATGTGATTGCCGGGCGGATTTCCGCCGGCGAGTTGGCCGCGTTTGTCTTCTACAGCCTGATCGTGGGCAGTGCTTTCGGTACCTTGAGCGAGGTGATCGGCGAATTGCAGCGCGCGGCAGGCGCGGCGGAAAGAATCGCGGAATTGCTGCGTTCGGAGAACATCATCGTACCGCCGGTCAGCGACCGGGTGACCTTGCCTGCAAGGGTGCAGGGTAATTTGCAACTGCAGGACGTGCGCTTTTCCTATCCGTCCCGTCCGGAGAGTTACGCGGTCGATGGTTTGAGTCTGACAGTCAGGGCCGGCGAGACCCTGGCGCTGGTCGGGCCGTCCGGTGCGGGTAAATCAACAGTGTATGACCTGTTGCTGCGTTTCTATGACCCCGCCGAGGGGCGCATCCTGCTCGATGGCGTGCAACTGACCAGGCTTGATCCACTGGACCTGCGTCGTTGCTTCGCCCTGGTCTCGCAAACCCCGGCGCTGTTTTTCGGCAGCATCGAAGACAACATCCGCTACGGCAAACCGACGGCAACTCTGGCCGAGGTTCAGGAGGCAGCAAAAATCGCCTACGCCCACGACTTCATCGAAGCCATGCCCAACGGCTATCAAACCCATCTGGGGGATGGTGGCCTGGGCTTGTCCGGTGGTCAGCGTCAGCGCCTGGCCATCGCCCGGGCGCTGCTGGTGGATGCGCCGATTCTGCTGCTCGATGAAGCCACCAGCGCCCTCGATGCCCAGAGCGAGCACCTGATCCAGCAGGCGCTGCCAAGCCTGATGAAGAATCGCACGACCCTGGTCATCGCCCATCGTCTGGCGACGGTCAAAAACGCCGACCGTATTGCCGTCATGGATCAGGGAAAGCTGGTGGCGGTGGGCACGCATCAGGAGCTGATCGCCAGTAATGCGCTGTATGCGCGGTTGGCGGCATTGCAGTTCAGTGATGGCAAGACAGAACTCGACCTTCACCTGTAG
- the tusA gene encoding sulfurtransferase TusA, which produces MSEMLDTPVDGTLDATGLNCPEPVMMLHQHIRDLVPGGLLKVIATDPSTRRDIPKFCVFLDHELVAQHEDAGTYLYWIRKKSS; this is translated from the coding sequence ATGAGTGAAATGCTTGATACGCCGGTAGACGGTACCCTCGACGCCACCGGCCTCAACTGCCCGGAACCGGTGATGATGCTGCACCAGCACATCCGTGACCTGGTGCCCGGCGGCCTGCTCAAGGTGATCGCCACCGATCCGTCGACCCGCCGCGACATTCCCAAGTTCTGTGTGTTTCTCGACCATGAACTGGTGGCGCAGCATGAAGATGCCGGGACTTATCTGTACTGGATTCGCAAGAAGTCCAGCTAA
- a CDS encoding transglycosylase SLT domain-containing protein gives MRSRLFNLLSCFLLSAAAVQSAQAVDLSTQRQYYDEAKRALAKGDSGPYFRYSQALADYPLEPYLAYDELTARLKTASNAEIEKFLAEHGDLPQANWMKLRWLRWLADRGDWGTFVKYYDPKMNFTELDCLNAQYQISHNLKSEGYANANKLWLTGKSQPAACDALFGMWAAEGQLTEQKRWERAKLAAQTRNYPLATSLVSGLTTLAPRGRLLIDVAQNPELLNNPSRFTPADEAMSDVVSLGLRRLAKQDPDRAMNLLDGYASSMHFSRDEKVAIAREIGLTLARRFDSRALDVMTKYDPELRDNTVSEWRLRLLLRLARWDDAYQLTRRLPQDLATTNRWRYWQARSLELAQPKNPEAQTLYKSLARERDFYGFLAADRSQSPYSLINKPLVLSQATINKVRNTPGVRRALEFHARGQIVDGRREWYHVSRHFSRDEMVAQAKLAYDLKWYFPAIRTISQAQYWDDLDIRFPMAHRNTLVREAKNRGLHSSWVFAITRQESAFMDDARSGVGASGLMQLMPATAKETSRKFSIPYASPQQLFDPDKNIQLGAAYLSQVHSQFNGNRVLASAAYNAGPGRVRQWLRGADHLSFDVWVESIPFDETRQYVQNVLSYSVIYGQKLNSPQPLVDWHERYFDDQ, from the coding sequence ATGCGCAGTCGCCTTTTCAATCTTTTGTCGTGTTTTTTACTTTCTGCCGCTGCCGTTCAATCCGCCCAGGCGGTGGACCTGTCCACCCAACGCCAGTATTACGATGAAGCCAAACGCGCCCTGGCCAAGGGCGACAGCGGCCCTTATTTCCGTTACAGCCAGGCCTTGGCCGACTATCCGCTGGAACCTTACCTGGCGTATGACGAGCTGACCGCGCGACTGAAAACCGCGAGCAATGCCGAAATCGAAAAATTCCTCGCCGAACACGGTGACCTGCCCCAGGCCAACTGGATGAAACTGCGCTGGTTGCGTTGGCTGGCGGATCGCGGCGATTGGGGGACGTTCGTCAAATATTACGACCCCAAAATGAATTTCACGGAACTGGACTGCCTGAACGCGCAGTATCAGATCAGCCACAACCTCAAGTCCGAAGGCTACGCCAACGCCAACAAACTTTGGCTGACCGGCAAATCCCAGCCCGCTGCCTGCGATGCGCTGTTCGGCATGTGGGCCGCCGAAGGCCAGTTGACCGAGCAAAAACGCTGGGAACGCGCCAAGCTCGCGGCCCAGACGCGCAACTACCCACTGGCCACCAGCCTGGTCAGCGGCCTGACCACCCTCGCCCCTCGCGGTCGCCTGTTGATCGACGTGGCGCAGAACCCCGAACTGCTCAATAACCCATCGCGCTTCACGCCAGCGGACGAGGCGATGTCGGACGTGGTCAGCCTCGGCCTGCGTCGCCTGGCCAAACAGGACCCGGACCGGGCCATGAACCTGCTCGACGGCTATGCCAGCAGCATGCACTTCTCCCGTGATGAAAAAGTGGCGATCGCCCGGGAAATCGGCCTGACCCTCGCTCGTCGCTTCGACAGTCGCGCCCTGGATGTCATGACCAAGTACGACCCCGAGCTGCGCGACAACACCGTGTCCGAATGGCGTCTGCGCCTGCTCTTGCGCCTGGCCCGCTGGGACGATGCCTATCAGTTGACCCGCCGCCTGCCCCAGGACCTGGCAACCACCAATCGCTGGCGTTACTGGCAGGCCCGCAGCCTGGAACTGGCGCAGCCGAAGAACCCGGAAGCGCAAACCCTCTACAAGAGCCTTGCTCGTGAGCGCGACTTCTATGGTTTCCTCGCCGCCGACCGCTCACAGTCGCCCTACTCGCTGATCAACAAGCCTTTGGTGCTGAGCCAGGCCACCATCAATAAAGTGCGCAACACTCCCGGGGTGCGTCGCGCCCTGGAGTTCCATGCCCGCGGGCAGATCGTCGACGGGCGTCGCGAGTGGTATCACGTCAGCCGCCACTTCAGCCGCGACGAAATGGTCGCCCAGGCCAAACTGGCCTACGACCTGAAATGGTATTTTCCGGCCATTCGCACCATCAGCCAGGCGCAGTACTGGGATGACCTGGACATTCGCTTCCCGATGGCCCATCGCAACACGCTGGTGCGTGAAGCGAAGAATCGCGGCCTGCACTCGAGCTGGGTGTTCGCCATCACCCGTCAGGAAAGTGCGTTCATGGACGACGCCCGCTCTGGCGTCGGCGCGTCGGGCCTGATGCAACTGATGCCTGCCACCGCCAAGGAAACCTCGCGCAAGTTCAGCATTCCGTATGCCTCGCCACAGCAACTGTTCGACCCGGACAAGAACATCCAGCTCGGCGCCGCTTACCTGAGCCAGGTCCACAGCCAGTTCAACGGCAACCGCGTCCTGGCCTCCGCCGCCTACAACGCAGGCCCGGGCCGTGTCCGCCAGTGGCTGCGCGGCGCGGACCACCTCAGTTTCGACGTGTGGGTGGAAAGCATTCCGTTCGACGAAACCCGCCAGTATGTGCAGAACGTGCTGTCTTACTCGGTGATCTATGGTCAGAAACTCAATTCGCCGCAGCCGTTGGTGGATTGGCATGAACGGTATTTCGACGATCAATAA
- the pdxB gene encoding 4-phosphoerythronate dehydrogenase PdxB, whose translation MLIVADENIPLLDAFFEGFGEIRRLPGRSIDRASVEQADVLLVRSVTNVNRALLEGSKVRFVGTCTIGTDHLDLDYFAQAGITWSSAPGCNARGVVDYVLGSLLTLAEIEGVDLTRRTYGVVGAGEVGGRLVKVLRGLGWNTLICDPPRQAAEGGDYVSLEQIIEQCDVISLHTPLTKKGPQSTWHLFDKKQLNQLKSGTWLINASRGPVVNNAALRDVLLEREDLQAVLDVWEGEPEVDVALAELCMLATPHIAGYSLDGKQRGTAQIYQAYCDFLGQPARVNLSDLLPSPWLSQVTLDAESDPAWALAMLCRGVYDPRRDDADFRRSLVGSVSEQRVAFDLLRKNYPPRREIDGLKVRIDGEAPQLQKIVAALGASSV comes from the coding sequence ATGCTGATTGTTGCCGACGAAAATATCCCCCTGCTCGATGCCTTCTTCGAAGGCTTTGGCGAAATCCGCCGGTTGCCCGGACGCTCCATTGACCGCGCCAGCGTCGAACAGGCCGATGTACTGCTGGTGCGTTCGGTGACCAACGTCAACCGCGCGTTGCTTGAGGGCAGCAAAGTGCGTTTTGTCGGCACCTGCACCATCGGTACCGATCACCTGGACCTGGATTACTTCGCGCAGGCCGGCATTACCTGGTCCAGTGCGCCGGGGTGCAACGCCCGGGGGGTGGTCGACTATGTACTTGGCAGTCTGCTGACCCTGGCCGAAATCGAAGGCGTAGACCTGACCCGGCGTACTTACGGCGTGGTCGGCGCCGGCGAGGTAGGCGGGCGTCTGGTCAAGGTCCTGCGCGGCCTGGGCTGGAATACCCTGATCTGTGACCCGCCACGACAAGCCGCCGAAGGGGGCGATTACGTCAGCCTCGAACAGATCATCGAGCAGTGCGACGTGATCAGTCTGCACACGCCGCTGACCAAAAAAGGCCCGCAGTCGACCTGGCACCTGTTTGATAAAAAACAACTGAACCAACTGAAGTCCGGCACCTGGCTGATCAACGCCAGTCGCGGCCCGGTGGTCAATAACGCTGCCCTGCGTGATGTGCTGCTGGAGCGAGAAGACCTGCAGGCGGTATTGGATGTCTGGGAAGGCGAGCCGGAAGTCGACGTGGCGCTGGCCGAATTGTGCATGTTGGCGACGCCACACATTGCCGGTTACAGCCTCGATGGCAAGCAGCGTGGTACCGCGCAGATATATCAGGCGTATTGCGATTTCCTTGGCCAGCCGGCCCGGGTCAATTTGAGCGATCTGCTGCCCTCACCCTGGCTGTCGCAAGTGACCTTGGACGCTGAAAGCGATCCGGCCTGGGCGCTGGCGATGCTTTGCCGTGGCGTATACGACCCGCGCCGCGATGATGCGGATTTCCGTCGCAGTCTTGTCGGCAGCGTGAGTGAGCAGCGGGTGGCGTTCGATCTGCTGCGCAAGAATTACCCGCCGCGTCGGGAGATCGATGGGTTGAAGGTGAGGATTGATGGGGAGGCGCCGCAGTTGCAGAAAATTGTGGCGGCGTTGGGGGCTTCGTCTGTCTGA
- a CDS encoding PA1571 family protein: MSLQNSSDDKIQVIRTKPHQSLGCSIIDKDGREVPITEDMIQKACRDLEKRLVKPAEQK; encoded by the coding sequence ATGTCCTTGCAAAACAGCAGCGATGACAAGATTCAAGTGATCCGCACGAAGCCGCACCAGTCTCTGGGTTGCTCGATTATCGATAAGGATGGGCGCGAAGTACCGATCACTGAAGACATGATCCAGAAAGCGTGCCGCGATCTGGAAAAGCGATTGGTCAAGCCTGCCGAACAAAAGTGA